In one window of Alphaproteobacteria bacterium DNA:
- a CDS encoding SPOR domain-containing protein, whose amino-acid sequence MDRPRAGTRSAAARTAAQVEPSRRRGLVYRALTGAVALAVFGGCGYYAWTAYTGERQVVPSGGEVVTIQASAEPLKTAPDDPGGLSVPAGEYAFFDEIDGERIAVRPDEESVLPPPEEPISEIVPDVFDQAPSIPVELYEAAMESAAEGAQPAVTQAEGPAPAQAGVSVPPVLVAPMLPLPQLTEGELAPQPVAQATNVTADPAATAVAAAAQVAAVEPAAAAPQATQSAPAGTATVQLASMRSQDLAQQEWSRLRRLMPDLLGSREPLIRQSTSGDRTYFRVSVAAGGAIEAAALCAEIKNRNFDCIVHN is encoded by the coding sequence ATGGATCGCCCGCGTGCCGGCACGCGCAGTGCCGCGGCACGCACCGCCGCGCAGGTGGAGCCGAGCCGGCGTCGCGGCCTGGTCTACCGCGCACTGACCGGCGCGGTCGCGCTGGCGGTGTTCGGCGGCTGCGGCTACTACGCCTGGACCGCCTATACCGGCGAACGGCAGGTGGTGCCCTCGGGCGGCGAGGTCGTTACCATCCAGGCCTCGGCCGAACCCCTGAAAACCGCGCCCGACGACCCGGGCGGCCTGTCGGTGCCGGCCGGCGAATATGCCTTTTTCGACGAGATCGACGGCGAGCGCATCGCGGTGCGGCCTGACGAGGAGAGCGTGCTTCCGCCACCTGAGGAGCCGATCAGCGAGATCGTGCCGGACGTGTTCGACCAGGCGCCTTCGATCCCGGTCGAGCTGTACGAGGCGGCGATGGAAAGCGCGGCCGAAGGCGCGCAGCCGGCGGTGACCCAGGCGGAGGGACCGGCGCCGGCGCAGGCCGGCGTCAGCGTGCCGCCGGTGCTGGTCGCGCCGATGCTGCCGTTGCCGCAGCTGACCGAGGGCGAGCTTGCGCCGCAGCCGGTTGCCCAGGCGACGAACGTGACGGCCGACCCCGCCGCGACGGCGGTCGCGGCTGCGGCGCAGGTTGCGGCGGTGGAACCGGCCGCCGCTGCCCCGCAGGCGACGCAATCCGCGCCGGCCGGGACCGCGACCGTGCAGCTTGCCTCCATGCGTTCGCAGGATCTGGCCCAGCAGGAGTGGAGCCGGCTGCGCCGGTTGATGCCCGACCTGCTCGGCAGCCGCGAGCCGCTGATCCGGCAGAGCACCAGCGGCGACCGCACCTATTTCCGGGTCAGCGTTGCCGCCGGCGGCGCGATCGAGGCCGCCGCCCTGTGCGCCGAGATCAAGAACCGAAATTTTGACTGCATCGTCCACAACTGA
- the argS gene encoding arginine--tRNA ligase, translating to MNFFADIHERVARAVERLVATNALPSGLDPAKVTVEPPREAAHGDVSTNAAMVLAKPAGMKPRDLAEILAARLGEDPDLDDVTVAGPGFINMRLRPGYIRGLLADALAAGSAYGRVTRAVGPAVNVEYVSANPTGPLHAAHARGAVVGDVLANLLSFTGHAVTKEYYINDDGAQVDTLARSAYLRYCEALGEEIGTIPPGLYPGDYLKPVGEALAAAHGDALLGREEGDWLPLVREFAIEAMMALVKADLAALGVHQDLFSSERAVVAAGAVDAAFEALVAQDLIYVGTLEPPKGKAPDEWEPRPQTLFRSTRFGDDVDRPLKKSDGSWTYFAKDIAYHYDKYMRGTPLLIDVLGADHGGYVKRMQAATRAISRGEAELDIKICQLVKLLDGGAPVKMSKRAGTFVTLRDVIDAIGKDAVRFMMVSRRNDQSMDLDFQKVREQSRDNPVFYVQYAHARACSVLRHAAAEFPQLSQAPADLAAADLSSLADSAELGIILRLASWPRTVEGAAAAHEAHRIAFFLYDLASDFHTLWNKGRDESQLRFLVQGEDRKTLARLALVAGVRAVLAIGMGLIGVTPVEEM from the coding sequence ATGAATTTCTTCGCCGACATCCACGAACGGGTCGCCCGCGCCGTCGAGCGGCTGGTGGCGACCAACGCCCTGCCGTCCGGGCTGGACCCCGCCAAGGTCACCGTCGAGCCGCCGCGCGAGGCGGCCCACGGCGACGTCTCGACCAACGCGGCGATGGTGCTGGCCAAGCCGGCGGGAATGAAGCCGCGCGACCTGGCCGAGATCCTCGCCGCCAGGCTGGGCGAGGACCCCGACCTCGACGACGTCACCGTCGCCGGGCCCGGCTTCATCAACATGCGGCTGCGCCCCGGTTATATCCGCGGGCTGCTGGCCGACGCCCTGGCCGCCGGTTCGGCCTATGGCCGGGTCACCCGCGCGGTCGGCCCGGCGGTCAACGTCGAGTACGTCTCGGCCAACCCGACCGGCCCGCTGCATGCCGCCCATGCGCGCGGCGCGGTGGTCGGCGACGTGCTGGCCAACCTGCTGTCGTTCACCGGCCACGCGGTGACCAAGGAGTATTACATCAACGACGACGGCGCCCAGGTCGACACGCTCGCGCGGTCGGCCTACCTGCGCTACTGCGAGGCGCTGGGCGAGGAGATCGGCACGATTCCGCCCGGCCTCTATCCCGGCGACTATCTCAAGCCGGTCGGCGAGGCGCTTGCCGCGGCGCATGGCGACGCGCTGCTCGGCCGGGAGGAGGGCGACTGGCTGCCGCTGGTGCGCGAATTCGCCATCGAGGCGATGATGGCGCTGGTCAAGGCGGATCTCGCCGCGCTGGGCGTCCACCAGGACCTGTTCTCGTCGGAGCGCGCGGTGGTCGCCGCCGGGGCGGTCGACGCCGCCTTCGAGGCGCTGGTCGCGCAGGACCTGATCTATGTCGGCACGCTGGAGCCGCCGAAGGGCAAGGCGCCCGACGAGTGGGAACCGCGGCCGCAGACCCTGTTCCGTTCCACCCGGTTCGGCGACGACGTCGACCGGCCGTTGAAGAAGTCCGACGGCAGCTGGACCTATTTCGCCAAGGACATCGCCTACCACTACGACAAATACATGCGCGGCACGCCGCTGCTGATCGACGTGCTGGGCGCCGACCACGGCGGCTATGTCAAGCGCATGCAGGCGGCGACCCGGGCGATCAGCCGCGGCGAGGCCGAGCTCGACATCAAGATCTGCCAGCTGGTCAAGTTGCTGGACGGCGGCGCGCCGGTGAAGATGTCGAAGCGGGCCGGCACATTCGTCACGCTGCGCGACGTGATCGACGCGATCGGCAAGGATGCCGTGCGCTTCATGATGGTCTCGCGCCGCAACGACCAGTCCATGGACCTGGACTTCCAGAAGGTGCGCGAGCAGTCGCGCGACAATCCCGTGTTCTACGTCCAGTACGCCCATGCGCGGGCCTGCTCGGTGCTGCGGCACGCGGCGGCGGAGTTCCCGCAGCTGTCGCAGGCGCCGGCCGACCTGGCCGCCGCCGACCTGTCGTCGCTCGCCGATTCGGCCGAGCTCGGCATCATTCTGCGACTCGCCAGTTGGCCGCGCACCGTGGAGGGGGCGGCCGCGGCGCATGAGGCCCATAGAATCGCCTTTTTTCTCTATGACTTGGCGTCCGACTTTCATACACTCTGGAACAAGGGACGCGACGAGTCGCAGCTCCGGTTCTTGGTGCAGGGCGAAGACCGGAAGACGCTGGCACGGCTGGCTCTCGTCGCAGGCGTGCGTGCGGTGCTCGCGATCGGGATGGGGCTGATCGGCGTGACACCGGTTGAGGAGATGTAA
- a CDS encoding deoxyguanosinetriphosphate triphosphohydrolase: MTSARPAPYATDPRNSRGRLHAEPSAAERDPFQRDRDRIVHSSAFRRLKHKTQVFVDTGGDHFRTRLTHSLEVSQIARSIARALGLNEDLTEALALAHDLGHTPFGHAGETALDAAMQPFGGFDHNAQTLRIVTKLERRYAAFDGLNLTWETLEGTVKHNGPLVGEADECRALPAAIVEYQAQHDLELATHPGPEAQVAALSDDIAYNNHDLDDGLRAGLFDIAELEDAPLTFATFRAVRDAHPGLDASRWIHESVRRLIDAMVTDLLAETRRRLAEARPGAAADVRALGRPLVAFSEPMRAQDRELKAFLHRRMYRHYKVNRMASNARRVVSALFARLFEEPCLLPPEWQSQCDGADPAKRARVISDYIAGMTDRFAEIEHRRLTEVRSSTL, from the coding sequence ATGACTTCCGCCCGACCGGCACCCTATGCGACCGACCCGCGCAACAGCCGCGGGCGCCTGCACGCCGAGCCGTCCGCGGCCGAACGCGACCCGTTCCAGCGCGACCGCGACCGCATTGTCCACTCCTCCGCCTTTCGCCGGCTGAAGCACAAGACCCAGGTATTCGTCGATACCGGCGGCGACCATTTCCGCACCCGGCTGACCCACAGCCTCGAGGTCTCGCAGATCGCGCGCTCGATCGCCCGCGCGCTGGGCCTGAACGAGGACCTGACCGAGGCGCTGGCGCTGGCGCACGACCTGGGCCACACGCCGTTCGGCCATGCCGGCGAGACCGCGCTGGATGCGGCGATGCAGCCCTTTGGCGGCTTCGACCACAACGCCCAGACCCTGCGCATCGTCACCAAGCTGGAACGGCGCTACGCCGCCTTCGACGGCCTGAACCTGACCTGGGAAACGCTGGAAGGCACGGTCAAGCACAATGGACCCCTGGTCGGCGAGGCGGACGAGTGCCGTGCGCTGCCGGCCGCCATCGTCGAGTACCAGGCGCAGCACGATCTGGAACTGGCCACCCATCCCGGGCCGGAGGCGCAGGTGGCGGCACTGTCCGACGACATCGCCTACAACAACCACGACCTCGACGACGGGCTGCGCGCCGGGCTGTTCGACATCGCCGAGCTCGAGGACGCGCCGCTGACCTTCGCCACGTTCCGGGCGGTGCGCGACGCCCATCCCGGCCTCGACGCCTCGCGCTGGATCCACGAGAGCGTCCGCCGGCTGATCGATGCCATGGTCACCGACCTGCTGGCCGAGACCCGGCGCCGGCTGGCGGAGGCCCGGCCGGGCGCGGCGGCCGACGTGCGGGCGCTGGGCCGCCCGCTGGTGGCCTTCTCCGAGCCGATGCGCGCGCAGGACAGGGAGTTGAAGGCCTTCCTGCACCGGCGTATGTATCGGCACTACAAGGTGAATCGGATGGCCAGCAACGCGCGCCGGGTGGTATCGGCGCTGTTCGCGCGGCTGTTCGAGGAGCCCTGCCTGCTGCCGCCCGAATGGCAAAGCCAGTGCGACGGCGCCGACCCGGCCAAGCGGGCCCGGGTCATTTCCGACTACATCGCCGGCATGACCGACCGCTTCGCCGAGATCGAGCATCGCCGCCTGACCGAGGTCCGATCGTCCACGCTATGA
- the nagZ gene encoding beta-N-acetylhexosaminidase — protein MNGPARPADGAAGGGPDLPDDRLAVVFGCAGTALSDDECRFFRRVRPLGFILFARNCAEPAQVAALVADMRAAVGDPFVPVLIDQEGGRVERLKPPHWRHAPPASAFGQLFERDAAAATEAAHLNARLIAADLDALGITVDCAPVLDLLLPETHRAIGDRAFAARPERVAALGAAVRAGLEAGGVTPVIKHLPGHGRATVDSHADLPRIAVPRATLENDDFAPFRALRNCPWGIVGHLLIEAIDPDRPASLSPAVIDEAIRGAIGFDGVLATDDINMGALGGDLGWRTRALLDAGCDVVLHCNGDLDQMHVVAAAAGRLTAAARMRLLQAERRRLTIPRSPLDREHALARLEDLLGEAGKT, from the coding sequence ATGAACGGGCCGGCGCGGCCCGCCGACGGAGCGGCAGGGGGCGGGCCCGACCTGCCGGATGACCGGCTGGCCGTCGTGTTCGGTTGTGCCGGGACGGCGCTGAGCGACGACGAGTGCCGCTTCTTCCGCCGCGTCCGTCCGCTCGGTTTCATCCTGTTCGCACGCAATTGCGCCGAGCCGGCGCAGGTCGCTGCTCTCGTCGCCGACATGCGCGCGGCCGTCGGCGACCCGTTCGTGCCGGTGCTGATCGACCAGGAAGGCGGACGGGTCGAACGGCTGAAGCCGCCGCACTGGCGCCATGCGCCGCCGGCCAGCGCCTTCGGACAGCTGTTCGAGCGCGACGCCGCGGCTGCGACGGAGGCGGCCCACCTCAACGCCCGCCTGATCGCCGCGGATCTCGATGCGCTCGGCATCACGGTCGACTGCGCGCCGGTGCTCGACCTGCTGCTGCCGGAGACCCACCGTGCCATCGGCGACCGTGCCTTCGCGGCGCGGCCGGAACGGGTGGCTGCCTTGGGTGCCGCAGTCCGCGCCGGGCTGGAGGCGGGTGGCGTGACGCCGGTGATCAAGCACCTGCCTGGCCACGGCCGCGCCACCGTCGACAGCCATGCCGACCTGCCGCGGATCGCCGTGCCGCGCGCGACCCTGGAGAACGACGACTTCGCCCCGTTCCGTGCGTTGCGCAACTGTCCCTGGGGGATCGTCGGCCATCTGCTGATTGAGGCGATCGACCCCGACCGGCCCGCCAGCCTGTCGCCGGCCGTGATCGACGAGGCGATCCGCGGCGCCATCGGCTTCGACGGCGTGCTCGCCACCGACGACATCAACATGGGCGCGCTCGGCGGCGACCTGGGCTGGCGGACGCGTGCGCTGCTGGATGCCGGCTGCGATGTGGTGCTGCACTGCAACGGCGATCTCGATCAGATGCACGTCGTGGCCGCTGCGGCAGGACGCTTGACCGCGGCGGCACGCATGCGCCTATTGCAGGCTGAGCGCCGACGGCTGACGATCCCCCGGTCACCGCTGGATCGCGAGCATGCCCTGGCGCGCCTCGAGGACCTGTTGGGCGAAGCGGGCAAGACCTGA
- a CDS encoding ABC transporter ATP-binding protein: MTTLELTGVSRHFGDRVAVDGADLAVDAGELVCLLGPSGCGKSTLLRIAAGLEIPDAGTVAIDGAIVADARGGRPPEDRNVGMVFQDYALFPHMTVADNVAFGLRATARAARHDAVDGLLRKMGMADAGGLYPHVLSGGQQQRIALARALAPKPRIMLLDEPFSGLDRGLRDAVRDETLHMLKGSGAACVLVTHDPEEAMFMGDRIALMRDGRIVQDGPPDTLYYHPASAFAAGFLGEANRLLTRVAGGRPDLPFALPRVEGVDEGRPIEVIIRPEALRLTPGPVPDEPTARVMAARFLGRTSLIHLALDDGTVRYHLHARMPGRYLPREGAPVGVHIDPKLAFVFPAAD; this comes from the coding sequence ATGACGACGCTTGAGCTGACCGGGGTCAGCCGGCACTTCGGCGACAGGGTCGCGGTCGACGGGGCCGACCTGGCGGTGGATGCGGGCGAGCTTGTCTGCCTGCTCGGCCCGTCCGGGTGCGGCAAGTCGACCCTGCTGCGCATCGCCGCCGGCCTGGAGATCCCCGACGCGGGCACGGTCGCCATTGACGGCGCCATCGTCGCCGATGCGCGCGGCGGCAGGCCGCCGGAGGACCGCAACGTCGGCATGGTGTTCCAGGACTATGCCCTGTTTCCGCACATGACCGTGGCCGACAACGTGGCGTTCGGCCTGCGCGCGACGGCACGGGCGGCGCGCCACGACGCGGTGGACGGGCTGCTGCGCAAGATGGGCATGGCCGACGCCGGCGGGCTCTACCCGCACGTGCTGTCGGGCGGCCAGCAACAGCGCATCGCGCTGGCCCGCGCGCTTGCGCCGAAGCCGCGCATCATGCTGCTCGACGAACCGTTCTCCGGCCTCGACCGCGGGCTGCGCGACGCGGTGCGCGACGAGACCCTGCACATGCTGAAGGGCTCGGGCGCCGCCTGCGTTCTGGTGACGCACGATCCCGAAGAGGCGATGTTCATGGGCGACCGCATCGCGCTGATGCGCGACGGGCGGATCGTGCAGGACGGGCCGCCCGACACGCTGTACTACCATCCGGCCAGCGCCTTTGCGGCGGGGTTCCTCGGCGAGGCCAACCGGCTGCTGACCCGGGTCGCCGGCGGGCGCCCGGATCTGCCGTTCGCACTGCCGCGGGTCGAAGGGGTGGACGAGGGGCGGCCGATCGAGGTGATCATCCGGCCCGAGGCGCTGCGGCTGACGCCGGGCCCCGTGCCGGACGAGCCGACCGCCCGGGTGATGGCGGCGCGGTTCCTGGGCCGCACCAGCCTCATCCACCTGGCCCTGGACGACGGCACGGTGCGCTACCATCTCCACGCCAGGATGCCGGGTCGCTATCTTCCGCGCGAGGGCGCGCCGGTGGGCGTGCACATCGACCCGAAGCTCGCCTTCGTGTTCCCGGCGGCCGACTGA
- a CDS encoding ScpA family protein: protein MTSETATSDADDSFDAGRRDGLAAREQHMLFIDVDGFEGPLDLLLTLARDQKVDLAQISILALADQYIAYIEAAQQLRIEIAADYLVMAAWLAYLKSRLLLPQPKEDAEQPSAGEMAAALAFHLQRLEAMQNAGRRLMVRPLLGQDRFPCGMPQPIPVVVTAAYGDTLYDLLSAYGAIQHRAEAATLHIVPTELFSMQQALERLVEMLGRLPAGVDSWTELARFLPERLRGGLVGRSAVAATFAAGLELARSGRLELRQDRAFGPIFIRARDAGLTE from the coding sequence ATGACGAGCGAAACCGCGACTTCTGACGCCGACGACAGCTTCGACGCCGGCCGCCGCGACGGGCTTGCCGCGCGCGAACAGCACATGCTGTTCATCGACGTCGACGGGTTCGAGGGGCCGCTGGACCTGCTGCTGACGCTGGCCAGGGACCAGAAGGTCGATCTCGCCCAGATCTCGATCCTGGCGCTGGCCGACCAGTACATCGCCTATATCGAGGCGGCGCAGCAGCTGCGCATCGAGATCGCCGCCGACTATCTGGTGATGGCGGCCTGGCTCGCCTACTTGAAGTCCCGCCTGCTGCTGCCGCAGCCGAAGGAGGATGCGGAGCAGCCATCGGCCGGCGAGATGGCCGCTGCGCTGGCGTTCCACCTGCAGCGGCTGGAGGCGATGCAGAATGCCGGCCGCCGGCTGATGGTACGGCCGCTGCTCGGCCAGGACCGGTTCCCGTGCGGGATGCCGCAGCCGATCCCGGTCGTGGTGACGGCCGCCTATGGCGATACCCTCTACGACCTGCTCAGCGCCTACGGCGCGATCCAGCATCGCGCGGAGGCCGCGACGCTGCACATCGTGCCAACCGAGCTGTTTTCGATGCAGCAGGCGCTGGAGCGGCTGGTCGAGATGCTGGGGCGGCTGCCCGCCGGGGTCGACAGCTGGACCGAACTCGCCCGCTTCCTGCCGGAGCGGCTGCGTGGCGGCCTGGTCGGGCGCTCGGCGGTTGCGGCGACATTTGCCGCCGGGCTCGAACTTGCCCGCAGCGGGCGGCTCGAACTGCGCCAGGACCGGGCGTTCGGGCCGATCTTCATCCGGGCCCGCGACGCCGGGCTGACCGAATGA
- the tatA gene encoding twin-arginine translocase TatA/TatE family subunit, producing the protein MGLSFWHIMVVVLVVAVLFGAGKIPRLAKDLGSGVNAFKRGLREADETPQRPVASRDE; encoded by the coding sequence ATGGGACTCAGTTTCTGGCACATCATGGTTGTCGTGCTGGTGGTCGCGGTGCTGTTCGGGGCGGGCAAGATCCCGCGGCTTGCCAAGGACCTCGGCTCGGGCGTCAACGCGTTCAAGCGGGGCCTGCGCGAGGCCGACGAGACGCCGCAGCGCCCGGTCGCGTCACGGGACGAATGA
- the tatB gene encoding Sec-independent protein translocase protein TatB: MFDFGWTELLMIGIVAVVVIGPKDLPKAMSDLAGWVRKLRGLARDFQGQVDDMVKGTELEEVKKAAQGINRYNVKRQISSVVDPKGQMKKALEETRSAANAQIAETRQAAAAATAAAKDAPAAGALGDAAEPGAGNAAAGGDDGGTVADNPVAVATMSGTPPAEPAAAPAPKATTGRSTAKKATAAKAAGSTSRTKSASAPRAGKAKPASARAKPAKKGAAAGAATPAKRNGTAGAAPEAGGGEGVAVKKPAARRATTRRKPAATEGGADGARRGD, encoded by the coding sequence ATGTTTGATTTCGGCTGGACCGAGCTGTTGATGATCGGCATCGTTGCCGTCGTCGTGATCGGTCCGAAAGACCTGCCCAAGGCCATGTCCGACCTGGCCGGTTGGGTGCGCAAGCTGCGCGGGCTTGCGCGCGACTTCCAGGGCCAGGTCGACGACATGGTCAAGGGCACCGAGCTGGAAGAGGTCAAGAAGGCCGCCCAGGGCATCAACCGCTACAACGTCAAGCGCCAGATCAGCAGCGTCGTCGACCCGAAGGGCCAGATGAAGAAGGCGCTGGAGGAGACGCGCAGCGCGGCCAATGCGCAGATCGCGGAAACCCGGCAGGCTGCGGCGGCGGCAACCGCGGCGGCGAAGGATGCGCCGGCGGCGGGCGCGCTGGGCGATGCCGCCGAGCCGGGCGCCGGCAATGCGGCGGCAGGCGGCGACGACGGCGGCACGGTCGCGGACAACCCGGTGGCGGTCGCCACCATGAGTGGCACCCCGCCGGCCGAGCCGGCCGCCGCGCCCGCGCCGAAGGCAACGACCGGCCGGTCGACGGCGAAGAAGGCGACCGCTGCCAAGGCTGCCGGTTCCACTTCGCGGACCAAGTCCGCCAGCGCGCCGCGAGCCGGCAAGGCCAAGCCCGCGTCCGCCCGCGCGAAGCCCGCCAAAAAGGGGGCGGCCGCCGGAGCTGCGACGCCGGCCAAGCGCAACGGCACCGCCGGCGCTGCGCCTGAGGCCGGCGGTGGCGAAGGTGTCGCTGTCAAGAAGCCCGCGGCGCGGCGCGCCACGACACGGCGCAAGCCGGCTGCAACCGAAGGCGGCGCCGACGGCGCGCGCCGGGGCGACTGA
- the tatA gene encoding twin-arginine translocase TatA/TatE family subunit: protein MGLSIWQILIIVAVVVLLFGAGKIPRLAKDLGSGVNAFKRGLKDSESRDSDASQRTIEASATPTATGAKDEAAKS from the coding sequence ATGGGACTGAGCATTTGGCAGATCCTGATCATCGTTGCGGTGGTCGTGCTGCTGTTCGGCGCGGGCAAGATCCCGCGGCTGGCCAAGGACCTCGGCTCGGGCGTGAACGCGTTCAAGCGCGGCCTGAAAGACAGTGAATCGCGCGATTCCGACGCCAGCCAGCGCACCATCGAGGCGTCGGCTACGCCGACGGCCACCGGCGCCAAGGACGAAGCCGCCAAGAGCTGA
- the erpA gene encoding iron-sulfur cluster insertion protein ErpA, with the protein MTTQTQANAGETAAGPALTITDRAAAQIAKIVARDGNGAMHLRIAVSGGGCSGFQYGFSLDDCINADDRTFTRNGVTVVVDEISLDLLAGAEVDYVTEMIGSSFRIQNPNAASSCGCGSSFAI; encoded by the coding sequence ATGACCACCCAGACCCAGGCGAACGCGGGCGAAACGGCGGCCGGGCCGGCGCTGACCATCACCGACCGCGCCGCGGCCCAAATCGCGAAGATCGTCGCACGCGACGGCAACGGCGCGATGCACCTGCGCATCGCCGTTTCCGGCGGCGGCTGCTCCGGCTTCCAGTACGGCTTCTCGCTCGACGACTGCATCAACGCCGACGACCGCACCTTCACCCGCAACGGGGTGACGGTGGTGGTCGACGAGATCTCGCTCGACCTGCTGGCCGGCGCCGAGGTCGATTATGTCACCGAGATGATCGGCTCCAGCTTCCGCATCCAGAACCCGAATGCGGCCAGTTCCTGCGGCTGCGGCTCGTCCTTCGCGATCTGA
- the scpB gene encoding SMC-Scp complex subunit ScpB: MSADETDAPAVPSAADHYVRLVEAILFASAEPVDEGALARRLPTDVAVADILAELAALYRDRGVNLTRVGKGWALRTAADLAPHLRIERTVQKKLSRAAIETLAIIAYHQPVTRAEIEEIRGVGSSKGTFEALLEAGFIRPRGRRQTPGRPVTWATTDRFLDHFELETVESLPGLEELKAAGLLDARPAIHAYGAAETDDAIEDEGDDEDGQPELGLEEELLDEAFGASDPADGAADDDDA; encoded by the coding sequence ATGAGCGCGGACGAGACCGACGCGCCCGCGGTGCCGTCGGCAGCGGACCACTATGTGCGCCTGGTCGAGGCGATCCTGTTCGCGTCCGCCGAGCCGGTCGACGAAGGCGCGCTGGCCCGTCGCCTGCCGACCGATGTCGCGGTTGCCGACATCCTGGCAGAGCTGGCCGCGCTCTATCGCGACCGCGGGGTCAACCTGACCCGGGTCGGCAAGGGGTGGGCGCTGCGCACTGCGGCGGACCTGGCTCCGCATCTGCGCATCGAGCGGACGGTGCAGAAGAAGCTGTCGCGGGCCGCCATCGAGACCTTGGCGATCATCGCCTATCACCAGCCGGTGACCCGGGCCGAGATCGAGGAAATCCGCGGCGTCGGCTCGTCCAAGGGCACCTTCGAGGCGTTGCTCGAGGCCGGTTTCATCCGGCCGCGCGGGCGCCGCCAGACGCCGGGCCGGCCGGTGACCTGGGCGACGACCGACCGCTTCCTCGACCACTTCGAGCTGGAGACGGTCGAGAGCCTGCCCGGCCTCGAAGAGCTGAAGGCCGCCGGGCTGCTCGACGCTCGCCCGGCGATCCACGCCTATGGTGCCGCGGAGACGGACGACGCCATCGAGGACGAGGGCGACGATGAGGACGGCCAGCCCGAACTCGGCCTCGAGGAGGAGCTTCTCGACGAGGCCTTCGGCGCCTCGGACCCGGCGGACGGCGCCGCGGACGATGACGACGCTTGA
- the tatC gene encoding twin-arginine translocase subunit TatC, which translates to MTDTEVEEHKMPLMAHLRELRQRLMWATGAFLIAFAGSLYFADEIYAFLAAPLMEQLKARGQENVSMIFTALWEGFFTQIKVGFFAGICIAFPFIAWQLWLFIAPGLYKREKKAFLPFLIATPFLFAAGASMAYWGIFPLAWDFFLDFQSTGENGEIPTVVAPKISEYLSIVMKMIFAFGLAFELPVLLSLMARAGLVSAKGLATKRKYAIVIIVTVAAIITPPDVFSQVGLSIPLYGLYEVSIWLARRIERQREAREEALYAELRGETASAGADSQAPAPYDDSDTLGVDATDFSLSYGRS; encoded by the coding sequence ATGACCGACACCGAGGTCGAAGAACACAAGATGCCGCTGATGGCGCACCTGCGGGAGCTGCGCCAGAGGCTGATGTGGGCGACGGGCGCGTTCCTGATCGCCTTCGCCGGCAGCCTGTACTTTGCCGACGAGATTTATGCCTTCCTGGCCGCGCCGCTGATGGAGCAGCTCAAGGCGCGCGGGCAGGAAAATGTCAGCATGATCTTCACCGCGCTATGGGAAGGCTTCTTCACGCAGATCAAGGTCGGCTTCTTTGCCGGCATCTGCATCGCCTTCCCGTTCATCGCCTGGCAGCTGTGGCTGTTCATCGCCCCCGGGCTGTACAAGCGCGAGAAGAAGGCATTCCTGCCGTTCCTGATCGCCACCCCGTTCCTGTTCGCGGCCGGCGCGTCGATGGCCTATTGGGGCATTTTCCCGCTGGCCTGGGACTTCTTCCTCGACTTCCAGAGCACGGGCGAGAACGGCGAGATCCCGACCGTGGTCGCGCCGAAGATCAGCGAATACCTGTCGATCGTCATGAAGATGATCTTCGCGTTCGGGCTGGCGTTCGAATTGCCGGTGCTGCTGAGCCTGATGGCGCGGGCCGGCCTGGTCAGCGCCAAGGGCCTCGCCACCAAGCGCAAATACGCCATCGTCATCATCGTGACGGTGGCCGCGATCATCACGCCGCCGGACGTGTTCAGCCAGGTCGGCCTGTCGATCCCGCTCTACGGCCTCTACGAGGTCTCGATCTGGCTGGCGCGGCGGATCGAACGTCAGCGCGAGGCGCGGGAAGAGGCGCTCTATGCAGAGTTACGGGGCGAGACGGCCAGCGCAGGCGCCGACAGCCAGGCGCCGGCACCTTATGACGACAGCGACACGCTCGGCGTCGACGCCACCGACTTCAGCCTCAGCTACGGCCGATCGTGA